The Plutella xylostella chromosome 11, ilPluXylo3.1, whole genome shotgun sequence genome contains the following window.
agTTGGggccaccaacccgcactaggccagcgtggtgggctaggcctaaacccttccttcattggaaggagacccgtgacCCAGTAGTGGGGATGTGATGGGTGTGATAATGATGACTCTATTCCAAACTAGGTCTTTCTTTGCAAGCTTTGCATTGCCACTAAGTTGCTTCCCGCGGGAATTTAGGGATTAAATTGTTGTTGTGGTTGTTGTTTTTAAGGAAAAACCAATCAGGCATAAGGATCTGTCAATCAATATCATAGGGTTTATGCTATATTCTACAAGGTATTAGTTTTGGAACATCTCCTAATGTGACTgcccaatcctttcaccacagtgACAAACCCCAGGCTCTTGCATTTGTCACCCACATGCATGTATTGTTGCATGTGTGATATAATGATAACACTGATCTGCTTATGTTAACTATGCAACAGAAACAAGTGCCAAAACCTCAATagtattaattacttattaggGCGACACACTCTTGCAAAGTTAGCATTGCTCTAGGTTGCAGGAGCATCAAgttgttgtatatttttacagtttttaactcctattagtctattttcatctttatgcACAACtatgcccgtaaaatggcaataggcccgccccctattacattgggactaatataacactctggcgaaaagtgggtgcagcaatgcacctctgcctatcccgcaagggagtacattagtacaaggcgtgattGCGTGTGTGCACAACTGTATTTGTAATTAGGGGCAGCCCATTAATCAAGTGAGGCTCAATTGGTACGGAAAACCTTatgaaacatcacgaggggggaggggggggtaaaaaaatttgaaaaacaacctcacgtgattaatggacggccccttattCGGTAATGCATTCAGTGTTGAATTCATGTCTAAAACTAAATCAACAAAAGAAACACCCTCTAATGTTTGAGAGAACACACAGGAGAAGAtcaaatcatcatcataatgaTCATTTAAGGGCTCCCACACACGGGCCACCGGCTACAACCACAAAACGCCGCCACTGGCATATTTCCTGTAATTttcgtacattttatatggactcACTGTTTCTCTACAAAAGCTTCTCATGGCGGCGTTTCTGGCTGTGGCCGGTGGCCCGTGTGCGGCGACACTAAAACACTGTAATGAAACTTCATAGACTATCATATTAATGCATTTTCTAAAGTTGTAGTGATTTTTTGTTCCTTCCTGAATTGATACAATTGTCTCTGTTTCTATGTGGTAATAATAGagctataataattatagtagaCAGGTAAACTTGATTACTtcagtacttaaataaacttacttagttatattttaatcttTCTCTCCTCTTCCTCTACCTATCATTctgtttatttctatttttatatttatctgtACTTTTCGGTATTGTTACAGAAATCCGAATCTGCTGAACACATCATGTTACCAGATGGAATTAATCCTTCATATTAAATCCATGAAGGTTCATCAAATCAAGTATGACTATGAAGTAAATCCAACCACAAAGATTTGTGCGAACCATCACTACATGCAACACCAGAATCTATACTAACTGTGATGTAATAGCACTTTCCAAAATGGCGCAGCACGCAGCAGACTTTATCTGTGACTACTGCGACCGCGGTTTCACCAGGAAATACAACTTACGGATCCACATAGAGAACTGTCACCTAAACACCGTCACCTCTTGCGGGGTCTGCAACCAATCCTTCGGCAGCACCAGCGGCCTCCAACAACACCTGAACCGGGGCCACAATAGAAACCATCAGGGCTTCCCCGAATGCGACCTTTGTGGACGCATCTTCAAAAGGAAACAAAACATCGTTTCCCATATGATAACAATCCATTTACAAGGGTCGGAAATAAGATGTCTCATCTGCCTGAAAACGTTTACCACGCAACGCAATCTAAAAAGGCATATCAATCAGTTACACAATCCGGATTTCGAGTATTTAGAGTGTGACGACTGCAGCAAGATCTTCAAGGGGAAACATTCGCTGATAAACCACATTCAGGCGATGCATAACCCGGCTAATAAACAGAACTGTACGTGCCATGTTTGTGATAGGACTTACACGAACACGCGCAATCTGAAGCGTCATATCGAGACGTGTCATGGGGAAAGGGGGGAGTATAAGTGCTGCTTCTGCACCAAGGTATACACGTCCAATCAAAGCCTGCGTCGACATCAGAGGATCAGACACAATCCGAAGATAACCAACGTGAAATCAATCCCTTTGGAAGTCCTCAACGGGGTCTATGACGAAGACGTGGTAAAGAATCATAACAATGGCTACCAGTGCAGGAAATGTAAGAAGACTTTTTACAGCGAACCGGTGTTGCGGCAACACATGAAGCTAGCGCATTCTTTCAGCTCCTTCTATAAATACTGCAGGTCTGTGTTACTCAAACAGGAAACTCTGAAGCTAGAAACTCAAGTGAACAAGTTTTACAACTGCGAGTTCTGCAACTATGTCTTCAGTAACGTTTACGAGTTGAAGAACCATATGCACTCGAATCACGATGTAGAATACTGCCTGTCGACTTGCAATGTGTGTTTCAATAAGTTCTACAGCAAAGAGACGGCTTGCGAACACAAGAAGATCTGTCTTCCGCCCGCCGACGCCAATGCTTGCAGTCATTGTGACAAACTCTTCACTGATGTATCCAGTCTTCAGTTCCACGCCAGGATCTTCCATCCACAATCCCAGATAACTGACCAGGACGTCACATCGACCAATACTGAGGACGTGGCAGAGAGCTCGGTGTACAACTGCCCGCATTGCCAGCGCGTGTACTACAGCGATCGATCGCTGAAGCATCACATGAAGCTAAAGCATTCGGAAGGCGAAGCCGTTGAGTGTCCCATTTGCGGGAAAATCTGTAGTAACAAGTACTATCTGGCATCGCACACTAAGCTAGTTCACGAAGAGCAATTGTTCTCGAAATGCGAGTATTGCGACAAACAGTTTAAATCGAGGAGGAACGTGCGCAGACATATTGAGTTCACGCATTTAGGGATGCAAAGATACAAGTGCATTGAGTGTGAAACTCTTTTCAAAGAGAAGCGAAGTCTCCGAAAGCATGTTAGGACGAAGCATTCGGATTCTAAATCGTTCCCTCAGTGCCATATCTGCGAGAAAAGATTCGAGTCGGCCAAGTCTTGTAAGATCCATCTGAAGTTGGTACATTCCTTCAATTTGAACACGCATCCGTGTCACAAATGCTCGGTCTCTTTCACGTCTTACGAGTCTCTCAGAGTCCACCTGCAAACCAACCATTTGGCGGAAGAGGAAATTTACAAGTGTGAGGAATGCAACCTAGTGTTCGAAGGCCACGAGAAGTTTGAGAACCACAACGAATTGTATCACGTGAGCCTTGTCTCCAAGATTAAACAGAAGATTTTGCCGCGCTGCATACTGTGTATGAAGGATTTCAGCACAAGGAAGACGTTGAAACGGCACATAAAGAAATTCCACACGGAGTTTGACCCAGACGAGCTGGCTACCTTCGGCTCTAGACGACGAATCTTCACCGTCGATTGCGAGCATTGCGTGAAGAAATTCACTGACGACTCATACGTCAGTCTCTACCAGAAGCTGAGGCGCGTTAACTCGAGAGACTCGCCGGTCTTCAAATGCGAGTTTTGTGGCTGTTCGTACAGCGTTCTAGAGTTTTCCATCCAGAACTACCGTTTGCAAAGCGCCGATGGCGTCACTAAGACGATTCTGAGTGAACTCTGCACTACGGAGATGAGTGAGGGAGAGAGTGAGGATAGAAAGGGAGGGTTTAGGTTGCTAGATGATAGCATGATGGAACCAGAGAGCACAACGACTGAAATCAAGAAGGAAGTCATAGACAACTATTCTGATATGATGAGTATTAAAATGGAACCTGTTTCACCATGAGTGCCAAATGCAGAACCCTTTTGATGGCACTTTGGTCTTtctttataataggtactgaATATCAGTAGCATGATTTGTATATggtaacttattattattattgcaaagTCCCTTCAAAAAAAGGTTTCGACACCTGAGGATCACtttagcttacgaaaaactatgTTTATGAGCACTGCTGAGCTACCCACGACTCTATCGCGTTGTATTTAACGTTCCGATTGTATGACAGCTCTCGatagtttgttttttgtcgAGCTAGAGTAATTCTCTTGGACTTTAAGCGCCCCGCCCACTGATAGAGTCGAGGCGGAATCGTGTCGGCTTTAAGGCGCAGGGAATTATGTCTCATTTACTATGTCAAGTTCTCGCCTCGCCTGCacctcgcccgcgccgcgaCTCCGCCTCGACTTCTTCAGTAAGTGTCGaccaggccctgtagcacagggcgctattaagacgtgacaaaggTTTActgtcgcgctcgctcttgaggctgcgcgatgtgagtgagcgcgatgcaaaactcttgtcacgtcttaaatgcgccccccTTCTAGCCCTTCTGGCCGATGTAGCAAATATAGAGAAGGGGTGCCTCTGGGTCGCCGCCTCGACTCTCGTCAGCGGagcccctaagggtgggtttCGCATGGCAATAAGACTGAGTGTCAATCTGGCTATGAAATTAAAGCagtgtttcacaatgtctggttagtggctacctgtgatataaaatacatgctgtcactgtcaaaaaaataataaaaacagagTGTGACAGCATCTACTTTATCTTataggtagccactaaccagacattgtgaaacagggccaaGTGTATTTTAacctcagatactaaattgacagattaatacggttcatcaacagcaacagtcgattgtcccgcgattaagtgacgtatagttctattggcgggacaatcgactgttcaTGAATCAATTTAggatctgagattaaaaaacagactataGTCCTTCCTCTTTGAAGATGTGCGTATGTATTGTAAGAATTAAATCTTTAATCGCGATAATGTTCTaagttattttgtatgttttgaagtaggtattaaatattaatgattGCAATAATTAGAGGAGGCACAAAGCTGATTCTATCTGCTAAATATGTAggttttaagtacctaagtaagaaTGAGATTCCTACAATTAAATATAGATTATAGAATCTCgctaaatacactcacgggcaatgaaaaagttccattcgcaaaattccgacaccaaacaaccccaatttttacatttaatcctaactaatattataaatgcgaaagtaactgtgtctgtctgtctgtctgttactcttacacgccaaaactactgaacggatttgaatgaaatttggtatatatacGGTTTAGAgttttagaccctgggaaagaacataggctactttttatcccggaattcccacgggaaaactctttaaggcgaagcgaagcgcgcgggaacagctagtttaaaatattaccgtttttagttggtaacaTCCTGATGCTTtcttaaatgtacctacttcaatgttgcagaaggagCTATTACCTAAGCTATCCTTTTCcttttaggagtaatttggtgcttttctcagtggaaccttttcattgcccgtgagtgtaataaatttttaacctGCTCAAAGCGCAGGCGAATCTCTCCTCTcacctatttatttacatacttcAGTGTGCTAATCAAGAGTATTTTCGATTCAAGTCGATAGCCATTTGTTTGACATCTTGATCAGCGCCCCTGTCGGCAACgttagaaactaataaaacgcgTACAAATTCCAGTGACTTGACTATCGAATTACTATCGAATTAAGTCGAGAATAATCATGATACACACACAGTTCACACCGctcgctagatggcgctgtatgTAACGTACGCTTTAGCTCATGCTGCCACTGAACGGGTtctttatcgacgtagataaacgtcactttaTCCCAATTCGCCATTAAACTAGTTTATAGACATTGATATCGAGCCCGTGTGGGTGCCGCTGTTGTAATAGGTGTCTTattataagaaataataatccttgtattaaaaattatgtaaaacatgtatttaaccatatatttttacagagTCTTACAAACTCATAACTTAAGTCATGACGTGTAGTTATCGCCTTATAAAAAGCAATAGAAACTATTTTTCTGATGTatagtttataatttataagcattttatacattaaattattgcctttatgattaatattataaacataattaaagtGTACTCAACAACATtaacagtatttttatttattttttaagtttcaaaataagatctaaggatataacattttattttttaactagTTAGAagaaacatattttatctttttactTATATAACAACTTCTGATTCAAAGTTTTCTACAATAAAAGAATAATTTTTGGACACTTTCTTGCCCCTCCTCCTCTTACTAACACCGGAACTTAGCGTCTCTAAACCTAGTTGTTTTGCACATTTCTCATAAACTACACATAAACTTTTGTAAAAAGTCAACACTGTGTTGGCACCTTTCAACCAATTCGCCACAAACGTGGTGGGATCATTCTGATTTTCCAGTTTAGTTGCAACATTATACACAAAAGTTCCATTATAAAATTTGGAATAGCGGGTCTTTTCGTAGTATTCACCACTTAAGATGCTTAAAAAGTTAAGCTGTTGCAGGCAGCACTGGAATTGAGCGAACTTGTGAACTTTTCTGACATCATAACTTTTTggtttcttttttatttcgttGCTTATTTCAAAGTGTTGAAGAAGCATGCTGGCTGCTAACAAACAGTCTTCATATTCGACTTTATTCTTGTTTAGAAGCAACTCATCTTTGTCTATGCTTTcctttggttttgtttttaatgctTCTAATTTCTTTGAGTGCTTCGTATTGAAGAAGTGGTGGCCTCTAAATGTGCCAGTCTTTTCATCTATCACCTCTAGCATGATGTAAGATAGGAACAGGCTGTGTAGGTATCCTGTAGGTACTTGGCAGTTGGCAACCCAGAATAGTATTGACAAAAACGCCAACCGGAAGTTGGACGGCAAGGGATCCAGTTCTGCCAGATTCAAACCAGGAAGTTTCACCTCTATGAAATGCCTGAAATATATGTTCAGGTCTTTTACTTCCATATCACCATAATTCGTTTCCACTGGTCTAGGGATGGCATAATCAGTGCCGATCCAAACTCTTTTGTATTCGCTATCCTTTTCTCTGCTTACATACAAAAAGTTTTCTTCAGTGAAATCTGTTAGGATGTCAAATGCGTATCTCAAAACACTTAATACACATAGGAACGAATCTTCGTCATTATAGTCTTCGGCTTGTGGAAACATGAAATAGAGATGCAAAGTGTAGAGACAGATATATGGTTTGGGCACCACATTGGTTCTAATGCGGTCAGCCAGCCACGCAGGGAGTCTGGATACTGGATCCTCTGGAGTAATAGTAACAATTTCATCAACTTCTGATACATGCGCCTCCACCTCTTCGTCTTCAGCCTCATTTTCAGAGCTATTGTTTTCATCATCAGACCCAGAGCTATCATTCTCTTCAGCAGACTCGGTTTCTACACATTCAACTACATCAGGTATGTTGAGTTCTTCTTCAGTGTTATTATCAGATACTATATTAAAGAATTGTAGAGATCTACACTGTCTGTAGTTGTACGCACTCATGTTTTTCTTTATCAGGTAAAGAattctttgttttttcttcttttttatcCTGCCAATGATTTTCTCAATAGCAGACTCCAGAGTCTCATTTTGAAGCCATTTGAATAGACCGTGGATTGACCTTTGTAAATCGTTGTTCTTGTTTCTGCCTTTCCCCAATTTCATTTGggaaaaaaagtttttaaacaccTTTTTCTGTATGTAGTCATTGCCCATTAACGTAGCAAACAGTGGCAACAATTCCTCCTTAAGCCCACCTAGACTCTGGACTAAATATTCCACCTTATACATCTTGCATTCTAACCCGTAGAACGTTTTGCCATCATCCTCGAAACATTCGGGTTTCATCTCCAGAGTATTAAACGGGATGTACATGACGTTGTAAATGAAGAAGTCCGAGTCGTAGCTCAGCACGGGACACTGAAGCTGCCGGGCTACAGCTGCTATTTCATCGTCAGCTTCGAATTCGCAAACTGTATACAGAATCTGCATCTCGGTCATTATTTCTTTCATTACGTCTCTTAGAAACAGCGGGAAGATTGACAGGCTGCTCTGAGTGACAGGGTCCAAGTGTGAGGCACCTTTTATCTTAGACCTGAGGCGGCCATAGGCGGTCTTCAGCTTCCTTGTCTCGTAACTTCCATCGAACAGAACGTAGCATTCTATTTTGCATTTGCGCAAATTCTTAAAGAACCTCTTTACATAGGCTGCGTACTGGTCGTAGTTGCCCCCGAAGGCCGGGAAGCCGTTTAGTTTCCGATACAGCTGAGCGCAGAGACTGTGGCCATCCACCACTAGTTTTGTATCGTGTAAAATGTGGTATTTTAGGAACAAGTTTTGGTTGTAATTCACGTACGTCGTCAGGCCTCGCACGCCCATGGTGAAAGTTTTTTGGTTGTGATTGAATAATTCATACGATTTCTGCTATTTCTACCATTTTATTGATATTGGATACTGGATAAAAAACTATAATCTCGGGTGAAAACAattttgaggttatgtttatttatgtgtCAGAAATAACCAACACTGCTATCtatcattttataatttgtctgatctgtgtgtgtgtgtcatgGAGTAAGTACTATTCTATGGTGTGTCTGAGGTGTGTGTTCAATAATCTGTATCTATCTGACAGTTGACAGCCTGAATAGAAACTAATGTAAACATAACCTAACTTTCTAAATCTTGGCTCGTTTCACGCGTGTGcatatcaaaacaaaacaaattcaCATTAAAACATGAAATTACGAATAGACGAAGTGGTCCCGAAAGGCGACACGTGCCCTGTGCTCGTCAACTTTCTGAACGGAACCGTTACAGAGAACTTTACCACTGCCAAATGCTACACCTTCCAAGACGAAAACACTGGCAAGAAAACAATTGCAACTGAGATAGATAAAATAGTTTACTATGGCGAAGAAGAAGATGACGGGCTGGAGCAAACCTTCCTCGTGGCGAGAAACAAAAAGACCGGGAAAGTGAGATTAATAGAAGCCGGCGCGGTTAACATAAAACCTTACTTTCATAGAGAAAAACCATCAGAGCTACTGGACACCTCAGCTATAGAGCTCAGCAGGAAGTTCGGCTCCAAAAAGAGCAAGCAGAAGATGGAGCACAAGGAACGACTCAAAGTGGACACAAAGACTGTCACCGAACAGATGGAGAAAGTCACAAAAACCATCACCGCGGAAAAAGCTGATCTCACAGCGTACCTCGTAGAGAATTCCGATGAGTTTTACGTGCCACCTATTAATAAAGACGCCGTGGAAGTGCATGATGTGTACGACTTGGACCAGATCCTCAGCCCGGAGCAACTCGAGAAGGTTCTGTCAGAAATAGAGGGAAAAGACTATGCAACGGAATACCATCCATTTATAAAGGACATTGTATCGGACAGAACGTTAGATAGCAAAGAGATAGCTCTCGGTTTATATGCTAGTGCTCTGTTTAATATATACTCAATGAACAGCCGCGATATAGCCAAGAAGTCTTTCAGTATTAGCGCAATTTCACCGACGCTGAATGAAATAGTTCTAATGAACTTTTGCCAGCAGGCTCCTGGGAAACCGCGGGCTCGCCCAGCCATGTACAGAGACAAGACTATATGCCATGCAATAGTCTTGTGTTTGTTACTGAACAAGTTTAAGCTTGATTTGGAGATGTTAGCAACAAAGATGAAAATATCACCGACCACGGTTGTAGCTAAAGCACGGGCCTGTCTCGCGACTGTCACCGTGTCTGGACAGAAGAAAGTGGCTGTTCTCAAACTTCCACTGCCGTCTAACAAAGCATTTAGGAGAAAAAGTGCCAAGTTCTAGAGCAGGCTAACaaacttatacagggtgtttgtGTTACTATGgatcaaataaaacttttgttCAGTATAATTTAACTATTTCGCAGATTTAGGTTGGCTTGCACAAGACATTTAAACgcatttaaatctattgcgcGCTTGCTTAGTCAGTATACTGACTGAGCAGGACAGCAAGACTTAAATGCATTTAAAATGTTTGATCCGTACTTAGAAACACCTGTATTTTGCTCTAAGGAATGGATTGTTAATTTAGTTTGTAAGAAATGTAATATACCAATGAAAATACAtgtttcttgttttattttaaatatattatatatttgtgaaGTTTTAATACATAAAAGTATAATATTGACATCATGATGATTAAACAATAGTACTTTTGGGATCTATAGGTATTGTATGCCGACATTGCTaaatctaggtaggtatattgtatgtaCAGAAATGAAGGCAGTTGTAGGGTACTCACACCAGAGACAAGTATATAACAgtaataatgatgaaatttaaacataaacattacatGTAAAGGTGGATCACTATCAAAGCTCTATTTGGTATACAAACACTAAATTTCaccatagaaaaaatattacaataccaaaaaaatatttaggagAACATTAGAAAATccaattttaagaaaaaaaaaataaagctaGAATTAAGATTGTAGCTGACCAA
Protein-coding sequences here:
- the LOC105391418 gene encoding PR domain zinc finger protein 5 yields the protein MAQHAADFICDYCDRGFTRKYNLRIHIENCHLNTVTSCGVCNQSFGSTSGLQQHLNRGHNRNHQGFPECDLCGRIFKRKQNIVSHMITIHLQGSEIRCLICLKTFTTQRNLKRHINQLHNPDFEYLECDDCSKIFKGKHSLINHIQAMHNPANKQNCTCHVCDRTYTNTRNLKRHIETCHGERGEYKCCFCTKVYTSNQSLRRHQRIRHNPKITNVKSIPLEVLNGVYDEDVVKNHNNGYQCRKCKKTFYSEPVLRQHMKLAHSFSSFYKYCRSVLLKQETLKLETQVNKFYNCEFCNYVFSNVYELKNHMHSNHDVEYCLSTCNVCFNKFYSKETACEHKKICLPPADANACSHCDKLFTDVSSLQFHARIFHPQSQITDQDVTSTNTEDVAESSVYNCPHCQRVYYSDRSLKHHMKLKHSEGEAVECPICGKICSNKYYLASHTKLVHEEQLFSKCEYCDKQFKSRRNVRRHIEFTHLGMQRYKCIECETLFKEKRSLRKHVRTKHSDSKSFPQCHICEKRFESAKSCKIHLKLVHSFNLNTHPCHKCSVSFTSYESLRVHLQTNHLAEEEIYKCEECNLVFEGHEKFENHNELYHVSLVSKIKQKILPRCILCMKDFSTRKTLKRHIKKFHTEFDPDELATFGSRRRIFTVDCEHCVKKFTDDSYVSLYQKLRRVNSRDSPVFKCEFCGCSYSVLEFSIQNYRLQSADGVTKTILSELCTTEMSEGESEDRKGGFRLLDDSMMEPESTTTEIKKEVIDNYSDMMSIKMEPVSP
- the LOC105391419 gene encoding protein asteroid — protein: MGVRGLTTYVNYNQNLFLKYHILHDTKLVVDGHSLCAQLYRKLNGFPAFGGNYDQYAAYVKRFFKNLRKCKIECYVLFDGSYETRKLKTAYGRLRSKIKGASHLDPVTQSSLSIFPLFLRDVMKEIMTEMQILYTVCEFEADDEIAAVARQLQCPVLSYDSDFFIYNVMYIPFNTLEMKPECFEDDGKTFYGLECKMYKVEYLVQSLGGLKEELLPLFATLMGNDYIQKKVFKNFFSQMKLGKGRNKNNDLQRSIHGLFKWLQNETLESAIEKIIGRIKKKKKQRILYLIKKNMSAYNYRQCRSLQFFNIVSDNNTEEELNIPDVVECVETESAEENDSSGSDDENNSSENEAEDEEVEAHVSEVDEIVTITPEDPVSRLPAWLADRIRTNVVPKPYICLYTLHLYFMFPQAEDYNDEDSFLCVLSVLRYAFDILTDFTEENFLYVSREKDSEYKRVWIGTDYAIPRPVETNYGDMEVKDLNIYFRHFIEVKLPGLNLAELDPLPSNFRLAFLSILFWVANCQVPTGYLHSLFLSYIMLEVIDEKTGTFRGHHFFNTKHSKKLEALKTKPKESIDKDELLLNKNKVEYEDCLLAASMLLQHFEISNEIKKKPKSYDVRKVHKFAQFQCCLQQLNFLSILSGEYYEKTRYSKFYNGTFVYNVATKLENQNDPTTFVANWLKGANTVLTFYKSLCVVYEKCAKQLGLETLSSGVSKRRRGKKVSKNYSFIVENFESEVVI
- the LOC105391425 gene encoding DNA-directed RNA polymerase I subunit rpa49, which gives rise to MKLRIDEVVPKGDTCPVLVNFLNGTVTENFTTAKCYTFQDENTGKKTIATEIDKIVYYGEEEDDGLEQTFLVARNKKTGKVRLIEAGAVNIKPYFHREKPSELLDTSAIELSRKFGSKKSKQKMEHKERLKVDTKTVTEQMEKVTKTITAEKADLTAYLVENSDEFYVPPINKDAVEVHDVYDLDQILSPEQLEKVLSEIEGKDYATEYHPFIKDIVSDRTLDSKEIALGLYASALFNIYSMNSRDIAKKSFSISAISPTLNEIVLMNFCQQAPGKPRARPAMYRDKTICHAIVLCLLLNKFKLDLEMLATKMKISPTTVVAKARACLATVTVSGQKKVAVLKLPLPSNKAFRRKSAKF